The genomic segment AAATGCACTTATCGCTGCAATAGTAAGGTTAAACCAACCTGCGACTCCAAGTACTATAGCTAAGGTCACTGCACAGTTAAGTGCGATAGCAAAAAGCCATAATCTAGCTTGAATAAAAAATAATGCCATTAGACCGATAATGACAAATAGGCTGGGTGCAAACCAACTTAGGTCATGGCGTAACACCTTGGCATATTGCCAATTGAGCGCCTGTTCACCTGACAACAAAACCTTTACAGCACTTTGAGCTTGATTGAATTTAGGCACTAGACTCGCTGTCGCTGCCTTTGCTGACCAAAATGACTCAGAGATAACTTGCAAACGATCAATACTTTCCAAGCGCCACAGTGCCTCTGTTGAATATTGCTGCATATCGTTTTGACTAAACTCAATACTCAAGATAATAGCTTTACCATTGTCAGATAACACCAAAGGTAAGCGAGGATGTTGTTTATAACTTAAAAGCAGACTATCGCTTATTGATTGATTTTGACTTGAAGATTGCGAGTGAGTTAATGATTGAGTGAGTGCTTGCTTCTGCCCCGTAACCACAGAAGACTCGTTTACAAGTGGCAGACGTTCAATAAATGCAGCATACCCCCCTATCGCGCTGATATGCTGATCAGATTGTAAATATTCAATAAAATCAAGTAATCAACTTTGCTGCTCAGGTTGTCGCCAGTCTTGCTCATTTTCCAATAAAAACAGTAAACCATCTTCGCGGACAAATGTTTGCTGAAGTTGATTTAGTCCAACAAATCCTGCGTCATCATGGGCAAAATAGTCGTAAAAATTGACATCAAGATCAATCTTCGTTGCCCCAATGATACTGAGCAGCACCAATAGCAATACGGTAGCCCACACCCCCAAAGGGTGTTTTTGCGAGCCAGCGATTAATGACAATTGCCAATTCAAATGACTATTTCCTCATACTGCTATTAAGTTTTCTATTCAGTTACCTTAATAGACCTTATAATCTTGTTTTATTGTTCAGCAAGTTACAAAAAAGTTAATAGTTAATGCGATAAACTGATATTTCCAAACATGCTAGCAGGAGTATTCAGTACCAATCCCTTAACGCTAGTCAGCATAAAGCCTCGATACTCTCCCTAATGAACCCATACGTAGCGTTTTCCCAGATAGACTTATTCATAGATGCTTTATTAACAAATAGCTTATGATTTAGGCCTTTTGTGGAAATCTTGCTCAAACAAGCCAAAAAAAACAGTTATCAATAAAAAAAAGTTGACTCCAGACCGCAAAAAACGTTTAATTGCGTCCGTCGCCCGAATAGCTCAGTCGGTAGAGCAGAGGATTGAAAATCCTCGTGTCCCTGGTTCGATTCCGGGTTCGGGCACCATATTTAGATTTGGTGGCGAAAGCGACCAAATAACAAAAAAGCCTCGCAATGCGAGGCTTTTTGGTATCTGTTATTAATTGCAGTAAAACTGACAACTACCCTCGCCGGCTTTAGTCATAATAACCCTAGGCAACCATTAAGCTGCCTACAGTTTGGTGATGAGTGAGTTAATCATCTACTCACCTAACACTTTAGGTGCGTGAAACAAGCTCGTCTTTGTTGAGATTCTCTGTTAGCGAATTACCTGTTAGAAACGTCTTGTTAGAGTGCTTCTTAATAACTGGTTGTTAGCTATGCAGGTTCAATATAATCAACCAACATCTGCACAGTTTGGTTTCCCCTAAACTCATTTACATCCAATTTATACGCAACTCTGGCGTGCTTAATTGTGGCGTCAGGCCAAGTTTGTAAATCAACATTGAATGCAATAGCATCCATCATTACTGAGCCGCACTCGGTTTCTAACACCAATTTTAAATGTTTCTCCCCCACGATACGTTGTTGAATCACGCTGAAATAACCATCAAATAATGGCTCTTCAAAAGACTGTCCCCAAGGACCAGATTCTCGTAGTAAGAAAGCCGTTTCTAGGTTCATCAACGCTATCGGCAACTCACCATCAGATAAGATCTCACCCGTTAATTGTTCAGGCTTTAACAACTCACGTACGGCTTTATCGTATGCTGACTGAAATAATTCAAATGCATCAGCACGTAGTGATAACCCCGCCGCCATCGCATGACCACCAAACTTGATAATCATCCCAGGGTGGCGGCTATTAATAAGCTCTAACAGGTCTCGCATATGCAAGCCTTTTATTGAACGTGCAGAGCCTTTAATTTCACCCTCGCCAGCATCAGCAAATGCAATCACAGGGCGATGATATTTATCTTTGATTCTTGAAGCTAAAATACCAATCACACCTTGATGCCAGTCATCCTGAAACAAAGCAAGTCCCCAAGGTAAATCTGATTCATCAAGGCTTAATGTTTGCAGACTTTTTAACGCTTCTTGTTGCATTCCCGCTTCAAGCTCGCGACGCTCACCATTTAAGCCATCAAGCTCATCAGCCATTCGCCTTGCTAACATCATGTCTTCACATAACAACGTCTCAACACCCAGCGCCATCTCATCTAAACGACCGGCAGCGTTTAATCTTGGCCCGACAGCAAATCCAAAATCTGATGCAACAATACGTTGTGGGCTTCTTTTTGCGACTTCCAGTAATGCTGTAATACCAACACGACAACGCCCCGCCTTAACTCGTTGTAAACCCGCTTGCACCAAAATACGATTGTTACTGTCAAGCGACACCACATCAGCAACCGTGCCCAAAGCAACAATATCAAGTAAGGAGCCAAGGTTAGGCTCAGCAATGTGTTGCTGCTGATACCAGTCTCTTTGGCGCAGCTCTTTTCTAAGCACTGACATCAAATAAAACGCAACGCCAACCCCAGCAATAGACTTACTGGCAAATTCACAACCGTTTTGGTTAGGATTAACTATCGCATCAGCATCGGGGAGGGTTTGTCCAGGTAAATGGTGATCAGTTACAACCACCTGCATACCTAATTGTTTCGCGGCTGCAACACCTTCAATGGATGAGATGCCGTTATCGACCGTAATCAATAACTGCGCCCCTTTAGACTGAGCAACGGCAACAATTTCAGGACTTAATCCATAACCATAATCAAAGCGATTTGGAATAAGGTAGTCAACATGCTTGGCTCCCATCATTCTTAATGCAATCAAACACACACTGGTCGATGTTGCGCCATCAGCATCAAAATCTCCCACTATCAAAATCGACTTATCAGCAGCTATCGCATCAGCAATGATCTTCGCCGCAGTGTCAATGCCGAGCATGGTTTCAGGTCTAAGTAACTTCGACAAACTCAGTTCGCAGCCTGCTAAATCGACTCCACGTCGAGCATATAACTGTTTTAGTAATGGATGCATAGATTGCGGTAAATGACTGTCATCTACCTGAGTTCGGCGAACAATTTTGTGGGC from the Shewanella japonica genome contains:
- the recJ gene encoding single-stranded-DNA-specific exonuclease RecJ, whose translation is MAHKIVRRTQVDDSHLPQSMHPLLKQLYARRGVDLAGCELSLSKLLRPETMLGIDTAAKIIADAIAADKSILIVGDFDADGATSTSVCLIALRMMGAKHVDYLIPNRFDYGYGLSPEIVAVAQSKGAQLLITVDNGISSIEGVAAAKQLGMQVVVTDHHLPGQTLPDADAIVNPNQNGCEFASKSIAGVGVAFYLMSVLRKELRQRDWYQQQHIAEPNLGSLLDIVALGTVADVVSLDSNNRILVQAGLQRVKAGRCRVGITALLEVAKRSPQRIVASDFGFAVGPRLNAAGRLDEMALGVETLLCEDMMLARRMADELDGLNGERRELEAGMQQEALKSLQTLSLDESDLPWGLALFQDDWHQGVIGILASRIKDKYHRPVIAFADAGEGEIKGSARSIKGLHMRDLLELINSRHPGMIIKFGGHAMAAGLSLRADAFELFQSAYDKAVRELLKPEQLTGEILSDGELPIALMNLETAFLLRESGPWGQSFEEPLFDGYFSVIQQRIVGEKHLKLVLETECGSVMMDAIAFNVDLQTWPDATIKHARVAYKLDVNEFRGNQTVQMLVDYIEPA